GCTGATAAAGAACTTGCATTTGAGAAAGAACCACTTGATACACTATGTAAAACTGTGTTAACACTTGACTGGTTTGAAAAGGCAACAAAAGCTTGACTTGGAGATCGAGCGCTACTGGGCTGCCTAGAATTATATGAAGGGGGATAATATCCTCCGGGGTTATAGGTAGAAATTGGGGGACCGTTGGACCGATTGGAGTTATAGCCAAATCCGCTGCCGTATCCGCTAGAACAATTTGACTGAGTCCTACTATTGTACATTGAGTTATTTAAGTTGGCTGAGTTACTTCTTCCTAGTGATGTTTTGTTTCCAAGGTACTTTTCAAACTGCTCAGTTGCTGTAGTTGAGATTACGTTTCCTACCTTCTCGATCTTCTCAACGAAATCTGATGGCAGGTACTTATTTGCTGCATGGCTAATCATCTTCAGGGCGCTGTTTCCAGCGTTTTTCAGCTCTGAAACTGTGGGTGCAAGGCTACTTGGTATAGAGAAAGAGCTGGTCTGACTAGGTTGAGTTTTGGGCATATTTGGGTTTCCAAATCCCATCATTGAGGTGTTTCCATATCCGCCCATGCCTCTGGAAGACTGCGGATTATACTGATTTGGAGGATTTGAGCCATATCCGAAATTACCAGAATTATAATTGGAAGGCTGGCTGTATTGACTGTAATCCTTGTTACCGAACCCAACCATCTTATCTTCCGATGATCCGAAACTATTATTTGAAGAAGAATCGTACGAACAAACAACCTTGATGAGATCTTCAAACTCAGACCTAACTGATTTTGTTAATTGTTCGGACTTGAAATCGGAGTAAGGAGCTCTATAGTTTTTGCACTCAAGAATCTGCTGAGACTGAGTAATTTTCGGCCTTATGAAATCTTCAGGAAATTTAATACACAAATgctttaataattttaaacactttACTTTAATATAAGGTTCTCTTCGGGTTATCTTTTTAATTAGATAATCTTCAATTTCGTTTAGTTTTGACAAATCTTTTCGTATATATTCAACTAATTCATTATATAGGTAACCTGGTGGCTGTTCTGGGCCATCTGATGTTAATTTGGATAACAAACTACGGTGAGACGACGTTAATGAATCAATGAATTGACTATAATTCATCTTACGTATGAATTATAGCTCTTGCAAGGATCATCACATTAAAGTAATTTCcatacaaatttaaatgaaataaaatcaaaattaaaatttacaaaatatacTGTTTTATGGAGAAAAATTTTCTATACCTCATTTGTGGGTAAAATTAAGCATTTAATTCATGTTTTCCAACAcactttatttttttcttaataaaaatacattataatatttatttttatctttaaaattGCCCATATGCTAGTAACTTCGtgtattataattactCAACACATTAGATGGTagttaacaaattatactGGAAATATCTCCATATCAATGATTACGAAACCAACTCTTTAtacttaaaaatattattcgGCCTATAAATCCTTAAATCAGTAACTTTATAGGCCAAATCTTCCAGTATCTTATCATTTATAATGGAACTTGACTTATCAGATTCGGAATTTGATTCCAGTGAATATGGAAATGAGTAATCCCAAACACCCCTAACTGACCCAATTGGACTTACATCCTTCTTCACCAGTTTATCtgaaaaatatgttaaaatttatagttACCTCCCAGGTATAAATCGGCTATAACTTTAGCTTTAAATGGTCTAGTCtacaaattatcattatttcagcttcttatttatactattaaataactattttacttactgtataattaacatttttgaTTAAAAAGTACTGATTATTCTTGGCGGGTGTGTTGACGACATAGTCAACttcatcaattttaaaaatcattCTCCCATTAGAACCTTTATCACCACTTGGTTCAGTGTTACGTCTATACTTTTCAGGCTTCCAACAGAGACATCCAACTCCGTTTAGTGGGAGTGTGTGTAAAAGTTCGAAGAGGGTAATTAGTGAGTTATCTCTCCTTAGGAACTCAGAAAAAAGACTAATGCTAATATCTTCAGGATTTAGATATCTTTTCTGATGTGAGTGCCAAGGGTACTTATCAATCTCAGGCCAATAGTATACTAAATCCAACTTGAAATctttgtaaataaataattgatcAATTCCTTGAGctaataaatattgtaaatgACATAACTGAAAAAGGGAATGATAAATAGCAGGGAATAGTAATCTTACGTGGAGTTCTTGGATTTCTGGCTCTATAAACTGGTTTATAATTCCTATAGTAAGGGTATAGTATGTTTTTAAGAGGACGAGGTTTCAACCGATGTGTACCAATGGCACTATGGTAGTGGATTCTAATTTTAGATGCGGTTGAACTAGCACTTTTAACTCTTGTAGCCATTTACATAGGtttaatatacacataaaaataattacacattGGAAGACTTAGTTTTTAGGGGATGCTAGTGCTTAAACACATTCAGACACCTTATAGTGCAAAATATATCCTAcaaaaactaaatattatttttcataaaagttttaaaacaccataaattataaatcataatataatatctttttaagataaaatttaagaCTATTTCAATGGGCTTGTGGTGTAGTGGTATCACGTTCGCTTCGCATGCGAAAGGCCTCGGGTTCGATTCCCGATGAGTCCAGTTATAATCTAAGACAAATACTTAATTCTCACCATTTTGCGATTAAACCGCTGTTTTCTATCACCTTTTATACATTGTATTAACTTACAATTCGGAGCACATCTCAGGATTCTTTATAAaaaaaagtaaattaatgaataaaactattttactaattgAGGACATGAATTTGCATACATATTCGAatcaatttaataataaatagaaTATGTGTATGATGATCTATGATAACACagtgaataataaaaaatcacCATCTCTgtttaattagtttaattaCTCTCCGGCCAGTTAATGTGTCACAATTGCACGAGGaataagtaatttttaatgtttaaatccattattaaattatcattctTATTCTTGTTCCCCATAGGTAGGCTATTATATCCTATCCCACATATGATTCCTATATTATTCAttagatttatttattttattattcaccCAATTATATAAGAAGGTTCTTACGgtgattattttttacagaattgcaataaaaatttgattttattttgaAATGGCTAAATCGAAGAATCATACTAATCATAACCAGGTAATTTATCTTCTttctttaatttacttattatttctacttagtaattaaaataaatatccTTTTGATtacatttttcattatttctTTAGAGCAAGAAGGCTCATCGTAATGGTATTAAGAGATACAAATTTCCTAGGAAATTACCTACCAAAGGGGTATGTTTATCTTACGTTTTAACACtcaaatatattaatttttatcaattctattatttaattgttttagaTGTGCCCAAAATTTTTGAGGAACCAGAAGTTTTGTAAGAAACATCAAAGGGAATCTGGATCTGTCTCTGGTTCAGAAGAAGAATAAACTCGTAAAATCCTAATATAATCTGGTTTATTTCCCTCCATTTACTTGTCTATGCTATTTTTatgaatttataattttacatgtccctttagtttttattcttattatttGTAGAAATTACTCTCATAAATACCATAAATACCTAAATTTAAGATCaaaatacaataaaataatggttaaataattatatttacgGTATAATAAAGTGTGGACCAATCGGGATTCGAACCCGAGACCTTTTGCGTGCAAAGCAAACGTGATACCCCTACACCATCGGCCCTCATTTCCAgctattaatttttcatattaaCTCAGTCTTCTCACTTGAACACACATTCTACTATAATTACTACCATCatttc
Above is a window of Theileria parva strain Muguga chromosome 2, complete sequence, whole genome shotgun sequence DNA encoding:
- the RPL29A gene encoding 60S ribosomal protein L29-1, which gives rise to MAKSKNHTNHNQSKKAHRNGIKRYKFPRKLPTKGMCPKFLRNQKFCKKHQRESGSVSGSEEE
- a CDS encoding ENTH domain protein; protein product: MNYSQFIDSLTSSHRSLLSKLTSDGPEQPPGYLYNELVEYIRKDLSKLNEIEDYLIKKITRREPYIKVKCLKLLKHLCIKFPEDFIRPKITQSQQILECKNYRAPYSDFKSEQLTKSVRSEFEDLIKVVCSYDSSSNNSFGSSEDKMVGFGNKDYSQYSQPSNYNSGNFGYGSNPPNQYNPQSSRGMGGYGNTSMMGFGNPNMPKTQPSQTSSFSIPSSLAPTVSELKNAGNSALKMISHAANKYLPSDFVEKIEKVGNVISTTATEQFEKYLGNKTSLGRSNSANLNNSMYNSRTQSNCSSGYGSGFGYNSNRSNGPPISTYNPGGYYPPSYNSRQPSSARSPSQAFVAFSNQSSVNTVLHSVSSGSFSNASSLSAVNPSSVPSLDLFGNQQSTSFSNPVSSPASKDKFTLPGEVESAFVKEMLTFTGIKVSPSPRLIEEYMERLNHMDKGLVVDELLKHLNVRSSKWQYHFRILCILESLVLKGNLDQKTLNHLGTTAVPIFEKCKAETQLSNKASKLINLLTTGGNLVENKVTGGPNIEPLLKTDSYDKDTLVSDVSDVFKNDAMGLFTDKTGSFSNVSQGDLSPKKANFETSQSKVNEFDLFFNTSDTKSSLKSSDSASFGLTAPTSNLSNQELNNDLLGLDLSLDKPKPNLKPDNSTLNPTVSNIDNNLDLFDNVDLSNILDKKTDSFDFLKNNKQDNFDLI